In Opitutus sp., one genomic interval encodes:
- a CDS encoding SAM-dependent DNA methyltransferase gives MARAKSSSSTSTATIGFEAKLWLTADKLRNNMDAAEYKHVVLGLIFLKYISDTFEEHRAKLLAGSTAKSGDYAGANAEDPDEYKAENVFWVPAEGRWSHLQANAKQPSIGKLVDDAMVAIERDNPRLKGVLPKDYARPGLDKQRLGELVDLIATIELIASNQPSPQPSPTGRGAGGEGAKHTHRSVDLLGRVYEYFLTRFASAEGKNGGQFYTPSCVVRCLVEMLAPYKGRIYDPACGSGGMFVQSEKFVEAHGGKLGDISIYGQESNATTRRLAVMNLALRGIEADFGEEHADTFRRDLHPDLRADYVIANPPFNDSDWFRKDDDVRWQFGVPPKGNANFAWVQHFIHHLAPQGMAGFVLANGSMSSNQSGEGDIRKALIDADLVDCMVALPGQLFYSTQIPVCLWFLAKNKAADAKRGFRDRRKQTLFIDARKLGTLIDRVHRELTDADLAKITSTYHLWRGGKAPSSELLAPSSELPASSYADIAGFCKSATTAEIAAHGHVLTPGRYVGAEEVEDDGDPFEEKMPRLVAELAAQFAESAKLETQIRANMKGLGYAG, from the coding sequence ATGGCGCGCGCTAAGTCTTCCTCCTCCACGTCCACCGCCACCATCGGCTTCGAGGCCAAGCTCTGGCTCACCGCCGATAAGCTGCGCAACAACATGGACGCGGCCGAATATAAGCACGTCGTCCTCGGTCTCATCTTCCTCAAATACATCTCCGATACCTTCGAGGAACACCGCGCCAAGCTCCTCGCCGGTTCGACGGCAAAAAGCGGAGACTACGCCGGCGCCAACGCCGAGGACCCCGACGAATACAAGGCCGAGAACGTGTTCTGGGTGCCCGCCGAGGGCCGCTGGTCCCACCTCCAGGCCAACGCCAAACAGCCGTCCATCGGCAAACTCGTGGACGATGCCATGGTCGCCATCGAGCGCGACAACCCCCGTCTCAAGGGCGTTCTCCCCAAAGACTACGCCCGCCCCGGCCTCGATAAACAGCGCCTCGGTGAACTAGTTGATTTGATAGCGACGATTGAACTCATCGCATCAAATCAACCCTCACCCCAGCCCTCTCCCACTGGGAGAGGGGCCGGGGGTGAGGGTGCGAAGCATACTCATCGCTCCGTCGATTTGCTCGGGCGCGTGTACGAATACTTCCTCACCCGCTTTGCCAGCGCCGAGGGCAAGAATGGCGGCCAATTCTACACCCCGTCCTGCGTCGTGCGCTGCCTGGTCGAAATGCTCGCCCCCTACAAGGGCCGCATCTACGACCCGGCCTGCGGCTCCGGCGGTATGTTCGTGCAGTCGGAAAAGTTCGTCGAGGCCCACGGCGGCAAGCTCGGCGACATCTCCATCTACGGCCAGGAGAGCAACGCCACCACCCGCCGCCTCGCGGTCATGAACCTGGCCCTGCGCGGCATCGAGGCCGACTTTGGCGAGGAACACGCCGACACCTTCCGCCGCGATCTCCACCCCGACCTCCGCGCCGACTACGTCATCGCCAATCCGCCCTTCAACGACTCCGACTGGTTCCGCAAGGACGACGACGTGCGCTGGCAGTTCGGCGTGCCGCCCAAGGGCAACGCCAACTTCGCCTGGGTCCAGCACTTCATCCACCACCTCGCGCCCCAGGGCATGGCCGGCTTCGTTCTGGCCAACGGCAGCATGTCGTCCAACCAGTCCGGTGAAGGCGACATCCGCAAAGCCCTGATCGACGCCGATCTGGTGGACTGCATGGTGGCGCTCCCCGGCCAGCTCTTCTACAGCACTCAGATTCCGGTCTGCCTCTGGTTCTTGGCCAAAAACAAAGCCGCCGACGCCAAACGCGGTTTCCGCGACCGCCGCAAGCAGACCCTGTTTATCGACGCCCGCAAACTCGGCACCCTGATCGACCGGGTCCACCGCGAGCTGACCGACGCCGATTTGGCGAAAATCACCTCCACCTACCACCTCTGGCGAGGTGGCAAAGCTCCTAGCTCTGAGCTCTTAGCTCCTAGCTCTGAGCTCCCAGCTTCGAGCTACGCCGACATCGCCGGATTTTGTAAATCCGCCACCACCGCCGAAATCGCCGCCCACGGCCACGTGCTCACCCCCGGCCGCTACGTCGGGGCCGAGGAAGTCGAGGACGACGGCGACCCGTTTGAGGAAAAAATGCCGCGCCTGGTCGCCGAGCTGGCGGCCCAATTCGCCGAGTCCGCCAAACTGGAGACGCAAATCCGCGCCAATATGAAAGGACTCGGCTATGCAGGCTGA
- a CDS encoding MBL fold metallo-hydrolase: MAWEIQFRKGIHLPQIGWSLDAQSRVARSFISHAHSDHVARHPEVLCTPATARFLHARIPGKRQIHELPFGTPLPLDFGVTATLHPAGHILGSSQILLESAEHGSLLYTGDFKLRPGLAAEPCATPRADTLIMETTFGLPRYVMPPESEIIAQLIAFCHQAVADGATPALLCYSLGKSQEVLRALAAAQLPVMLHSETNRLTRIYQQLGVEFPPFREFEQRDVAGHIVICPAHSSGLLSRIPSVRTAVITGWALDPGAIYRHRCTAAFPLSDHADYPSLLKFVERVQPKRVFTVHGFAQEFAATLRQRGIDALALGQPNQLDLFAPAP, from the coding sequence ATGGCTTGGGAAATTCAGTTCCGCAAAGGCATCCACCTTCCGCAAATCGGGTGGTCGCTCGACGCCCAATCACGGGTCGCACGCTCGTTCATATCGCATGCGCATTCCGACCACGTCGCCCGCCACCCGGAGGTGCTCTGCACGCCCGCCACCGCTCGCTTCCTGCACGCGCGCATACCCGGCAAGCGCCAGATTCACGAACTGCCTTTCGGCACTCCCCTCCCCCTCGACTTCGGCGTGACCGCCACCCTCCATCCCGCCGGGCATATTCTCGGCTCAAGCCAGATCCTGCTCGAGTCCGCCGAGCACGGCTCGCTGCTTTACACGGGAGACTTCAAGCTCCGCCCCGGCCTCGCCGCCGAGCCCTGCGCCACCCCGCGCGCCGATACGCTCATCATGGAAACCACCTTCGGCCTGCCACGCTACGTCATGCCGCCGGAGTCGGAAATCATCGCGCAACTGATCGCCTTTTGCCACCAAGCGGTCGCCGACGGGGCCACGCCCGCGCTGCTATGTTACAGCTTGGGCAAGAGCCAGGAAGTCTTGCGCGCCCTCGCCGCCGCCCAATTACCCGTGATGCTGCATTCTGAAACCAATCGCCTCACCCGCATTTACCAACAACTCGGGGTGGAATTCCCCCCGTTTCGCGAATTCGAGCAGCGCGACGTCGCCGGCCACATCGTGATCTGCCCGGCGCATTCCTCCGGCCTGCTCAGCCGCATCCCCTCCGTGCGCACGGCCGTCATCACCGGCTGGGCGCTCGATCCGGGCGCCATCTACCGCCACCGCTGCACTGCCGCATTCCCGCTTTCCGACCACGCCGACTACCCCAGCCTGCTCAAATTCGTCGAGCGGGTGCAGCCCAAGCGCGTGTTCACCGTGCACGGCTTCGCGCAAGAATTCGCCGCCACACTCCGCCAAAGGGGCATCGACGCGCTCGCCCTGGGGCAACCCAACCAGCTCGACCTTTTCGCCCCCGCCCCGTGA
- a CDS encoding acyltransferase yields the protein MNTPPLYLEENQMTARAGAVPCLDGLRAASITLVLLAHFLSNKIPGGLGVYVFFVISGFLITRLLFVELNATGRVSLPLFYARRILRLYPVIILYAIVVIGLAIATGRPYNAIEPASALGYFANYWYAHLDAQKIAPELPFAMFWSLSIEEHFYILFPLTFLLLRGHAQRLLQVLGGLALTCLGLRLVGAWLHPEALDTVQFYAETQYRLDSIGFGVILAVLCESAQGRRIIQTVARPAPAVAALAVILGCLLIRDPWFRETLRYSLLGVAITVVIAAVLFGRHYGWIQRILNTTVLSWVGRLSYSLYVWHGGVAFFMPQQEGGGWQHATLCLSVSFLVATASYYGLEQPFLTLRKHFRSRPALNPAVALSEGVQS from the coding sequence ATGAACACCCCCCCGCTGTATCTTGAGGAAAATCAGATGACCGCACGTGCAGGTGCGGTGCCCTGTCTTGATGGGCTACGCGCGGCGAGTATCACCCTCGTTCTGCTGGCCCATTTTTTGAGCAATAAAATACCCGGCGGTCTGGGGGTATATGTTTTTTTTGTGATCAGTGGATTCCTCATCACCCGGCTCTTATTCGTTGAGCTCAACGCCACGGGACGAGTTTCCCTGCCGCTGTTTTATGCGCGCCGTATTTTGCGTCTCTACCCGGTTATCATTCTCTATGCGATTGTGGTGATCGGCCTGGCGATCGCCACAGGTCGACCCTACAACGCGATCGAACCGGCCTCGGCGCTCGGGTATTTTGCCAATTACTGGTATGCGCATCTGGATGCCCAGAAAATCGCCCCCGAATTGCCCTTCGCGATGTTCTGGTCGCTATCGATCGAAGAGCATTTCTATATTCTGTTTCCGCTAACCTTTTTGCTTTTGCGCGGGCATGCGCAGCGCCTGTTGCAGGTTCTCGGCGGTTTGGCGCTAACCTGCCTCGGGCTACGCCTTGTGGGGGCGTGGTTACACCCGGAAGCGTTGGACACCGTGCAGTTTTACGCTGAAACCCAGTATCGACTCGATTCGATCGGCTTTGGGGTGATTTTGGCGGTTTTGTGTGAAAGCGCGCAGGGGCGGCGCATCATCCAAACGGTTGCCCGGCCCGCACCGGCTGTCGCGGCCCTCGCGGTTATTTTGGGCTGCCTGCTGATTCGTGACCCGTGGTTTCGCGAAACCCTGCGTTACAGCCTGTTGGGTGTGGCGATCACCGTGGTCATCGCCGCGGTTTTGTTCGGTCGGCACTATGGGTGGATCCAACGTATACTGAATACGACTGTGCTGAGTTGGGTGGGACGCTTGAGCTATTCGCTCTACGTTTGGCACGGCGGGGTGGCGTTCTTTATGCCGCAGCAGGAGGGTGGGGGGTGGCAGCACGCCACGCTTTGCCTGAGCGTGAGTTTCCTCGTCGCCACGGCCTCCTATTATGGGTTGGAACAGCCATTTCTGACCCTGCGAAAGCACTTTCGTTCTCGACCCGCGCTCAACCCGGCTGTGGCTCTATCAGAAGGGGTGCAGTCCTGA
- a CDS encoding four helix bundle protein: protein MSTRDDLEARTERFAHDVRVFVRGLPHTISNVQDVKQLVRSSGSVAANQIEADNALGDKDRLMKFRISRKEAKESGLWLRLLDLGSSDSLKNAQAVLNDEAGNWSKFAPPSSIDSAAEF from the coding sequence ATGAGCACGAGGGATGATCTTGAGGCGCGGACTGAGCGATTTGCTCATGACGTGCGGGTGTTTGTGCGGGGCTTGCCTCATACGATTTCGAATGTTCAGGACGTAAAGCAGTTGGTGCGCTCCTCGGGCTCGGTGGCCGCCAATCAAATCGAGGCCGATAACGCGCTCGGGGATAAGGATCGGTTGATGAAGTTCCGCATTAGCCGCAAGGAAGCCAAGGAGTCCGGCTTGTGGTTGCGCCTCCTCGACCTCGGTAGCAGTGATTCGTTAAAGAATGCCCAAGCCGTTCTTAACGACGAGGCGGGCAATTGGTCAAAATTTGCTCCACCATCATCAATCGACTCGGCGGCTGAATTTTAG
- a CDS encoding SLBB domain-containing protein, translating into MVAAPEPPPLDPKLLLLPPDEFTLGPGDRLAIEFIGDTATRSTAEVGPDGKIYFNLLPGIDVWGMTLSQARSMISARSAQFMRETPNVAVTLQAVASKRVWVLGSVNQPGIYPMSGPMTLLAGLAEAGGPTAAEEGSTPLASRSVSADLRRSFVLRRGQILPVDFERLVRQGDFSQNIYLLPGDFVYMPAATAQTVHVLGAVSVPGAVYSGDGITLIQTIASAGGTIKDAYVTHVAIVRGSLTQPTISIVDYKAMLKGTAPDVVLEPHDIVYIPYTPYRTLGRYVDLILRTFVQTVGVNEGAHAVDSNSGSVGVNVQVNPR; encoded by the coding sequence TTGGTTGCTGCTCCCGAGCCCCCACCACTCGACCCCAAACTCCTGCTGCTTCCACCGGATGAGTTCACGCTGGGGCCAGGCGACAGGCTAGCGATCGAGTTCATTGGGGACACAGCGACGCGGAGCACCGCCGAGGTCGGACCGGACGGGAAAATTTATTTCAACTTGTTGCCGGGGATCGACGTGTGGGGAATGACCCTTTCCCAGGCGAGGAGCATGATTTCGGCCCGCTCCGCGCAATTCATGCGGGAAACCCCCAACGTCGCGGTTACCTTGCAAGCGGTGGCCAGCAAACGCGTCTGGGTCCTTGGTAGTGTTAACCAACCAGGCATTTACCCGATGTCGGGCCCGATGACCTTGCTGGCCGGTCTGGCCGAAGCGGGAGGCCCGACTGCAGCTGAAGAAGGAAGTACGCCGCTAGCCTCACGCAGCGTGTCGGCCGATTTACGCCGCAGTTTCGTGCTGCGGCGCGGCCAAATCCTGCCGGTGGACTTCGAACGGCTGGTCCGCCAAGGGGATTTCTCGCAGAATATTTACCTGCTGCCGGGCGACTTCGTTTACATGCCAGCCGCCACAGCTCAAACGGTTCATGTACTCGGCGCGGTCAGCGTTCCGGGCGCCGTCTATTCGGGTGACGGCATCACGCTGATCCAAACGATAGCCAGTGCCGGTGGAACCATCAAAGACGCCTATGTGACCCATGTCGCCATCGTCCGCGGTTCGCTCACGCAGCCAACGATCTCGATTGTGGACTATAAAGCCATGCTCAAGGGCACCGCGCCGGACGTGGTGCTGGAGCCGCACGACATCGTTTACATTCCCTACACCCCGTACCGAACGCTCGGTCGCTACGTGGATCTGATTCTGCGAACATTTGTGCAAACGGTGGGCGTCAACGAAGGTGCCCATGCGGTCGATTCCAACTCGGGTTCGGTGGGCGTCAACGTACAGGTCAACCCCCGCTAA
- a CDS encoding YicC family protein, whose amino-acid sequence MKSMTGYGRASAPLGSHTLTVQISSVNRKTLDLTVKLPGAWEALEASIGEAVRKQAVRGKIHVDVELTGAPGAVDIGWDEAAAGALLKRLAVFASSRGVVFAPTPEVLLALLNMNRSGAALPAVDAAAPVLAKVLTEALQHFVGMRATEGEALRADFEQRLGTLATHVAAVAARAPLVTGSYREVLHKRLREAGLELDVRDERVLKEIALFADRCDITEELTRLNSHFDQFAALLKSGGEIGRKAEFILQEISREIHTIGSKANDLTIAQNVIELKNELERIREQIANVE is encoded by the coding sequence ATGAAATCCATGACCGGCTACGGCCGTGCTTCCGCCCCGCTTGGTTCCCACACGCTCACCGTTCAGATCAGCTCGGTGAATCGCAAAACCCTCGATTTGACCGTTAAACTTCCCGGTGCCTGGGAGGCGCTTGAAGCGTCCATCGGCGAGGCCGTACGCAAGCAGGCCGTGCGCGGGAAAATCCACGTCGACGTGGAGCTCACCGGAGCGCCCGGTGCCGTCGATATCGGCTGGGATGAGGCCGCCGCCGGCGCGCTGTTAAAACGCCTCGCCGTGTTCGCCTCCAGTCGCGGGGTGGTTTTTGCGCCCACTCCGGAGGTGTTGCTCGCGTTGTTGAATATGAACCGATCAGGGGCCGCGTTGCCGGCGGTGGACGCCGCCGCGCCGGTTCTGGCCAAGGTGCTCACCGAGGCCCTCCAGCATTTCGTCGGGATGCGCGCCACCGAAGGCGAGGCCCTGCGTGCGGATTTCGAGCAACGCCTCGGTACGCTCGCAACCCACGTCGCGGCGGTGGCGGCACGCGCTCCGCTGGTCACGGGCAGTTATCGCGAAGTGCTCCACAAGCGACTGCGCGAGGCCGGCCTGGAACTGGACGTGCGCGATGAGCGTGTGCTCAAGGAGATCGCCCTGTTTGCCGATCGCTGCGATATCACCGAGGAGCTTACGCGGCTAAACAGCCATTTTGACCAGTTCGCCGCTTTGCTCAAATCGGGCGGTGAGATCGGCCGGAAGGCGGAGTTTATCTTGCAGGAAATCAGCCGCGAAATTCACACCATCGGGAGCAAGGCCAACGATCTGACGATCGCGCAAAACGTGATCGAGCTGAAGAACGAGCTGGAGCGCATCCGCGAGCAAATCGCCAACGTCGAGTGA
- a CDS encoding nucleotidyltransferase substrate binding protein produces the protein MKLDFTSLEQSIQALRRSLDEATPLLASFSPVMQDTVKSGIIQHFEVAYEQCWKAMKRWLETNVNSESVDGVTRRELFRLAAESRLISDVDAWMIFHRGRNETSHTYDADTAEEVYAIAASFVPEAECFLKTIAGRND, from the coding sequence ATGAAGCTTGATTTCACCTCGCTGGAGCAATCGATCCAGGCCCTGCGCCGCTCCCTCGACGAAGCCACCCCGCTGCTCGCCTCGTTCAGTCCCGTCATGCAAGACACCGTCAAATCCGGCATCATCCAGCATTTCGAGGTGGCCTACGAACAGTGCTGGAAAGCCATGAAGCGCTGGCTGGAAACCAACGTGAACTCCGAGAGCGTGGACGGAGTGACCCGCCGCGAGCTGTTCCGGCTGGCGGCCGAGAGCCGGTTGATCAGCGACGTGGACGCGTGGATGATTTTCCATCGGGGGCGCAACGAGACCTCCCACACCTACGATGCCGACACCGCCGAGGAGGTTTATGCCATCGCCGCCTCCTTTGTGCCTGAGGCCGAGTGCTTCCTTAAAACCATCGCCGGTCGCAATGATTGA
- a CDS encoding polysaccharide biosynthesis/export family protein, which yields MKDHPELHRIQPLPTALNVELNRPAPAFDFMPLVGAVFLRWRQLLMIALLCGLTSLLAGLAFFRPSYSTSVQLSRYDSPIASEDYRPQSYDTGLLFGLIASPDTLQKSRAKPSSSAPVSQLPGSLALTMDRNSTIITIKATSTSAAEAVALANHIGAESVQFTRNLQQQEAQEAALQHERQLADNDADRIKVRQQLSEIEAQRSQAQLIQMLPNPNPSKPAIAQTTPPRGAHLYERVQAAREQLDELQTRFTDAHPLVREQKARLATLTSQLPTVPSPGGAVTSADTAALPGAYPPAPNVANQSSGYDALAMKLSHLENRHTTLITRQRALQPFLQNPPGYLRQLEPATLSSVTKKQSAPWVVALTLVGGLVGIAALVGVIVLRELLDDRVKTGADLERISGLPLLGTLGDLEGMKSEDKAHWALRSWTTLRGRLSAAPGQGLVCGFTSANGGEGRSTWIELLAGAARQCGFSVLVVSADNSTGPTTDLSTTSRSSGTLSAPTWGTPEFTAMLVANPIRLAEKYAQPQLLPSDSLPLPSDWIWDLERRNQWQRAMSTWRTIDNLVILVDLPPMASPESMLLVENMTNLVWLTESHRAEAGETIEHLETLRHARSHLIGAVLNRAPDAAAKPRFARWFGRRSLLLATAFGLAGAPAAAQTTTTGPATGFPPASSTASFAILDTPQRAPWQQRFTLGPGDQLQLNVYGQADSTSSTILIGPDGRISYLEAQNLMAAGLTVDEFRAELNRALGKFRNSPEIIVRPASYHSKRYYVLGAVVKKGAFPLSRPLTIIEAVSQAQGLETRVIDRSLVMQADLPNSFISRQGRRLPVDFQKLFAEGDLAQNISLEPDDYLYFPPTERLQIYVLGEVRYPGGLITSGRTGTLEAIAIRGGFSERAWPKRLLVIRGSLKKPQTFIVNANDILAAKSPDFQLQPKDIVYVGNRPWYKAEELLDLAASAFIQSAVVTKTGLSVTPIGTR from the coding sequence ATGAAAGACCACCCCGAACTCCACCGAATCCAGCCTCTCCCCACTGCTCTGAATGTGGAGCTGAATCGACCAGCGCCCGCGTTCGATTTCATGCCCCTGGTCGGCGCCGTTTTTCTTCGCTGGCGCCAGTTGCTGATGATCGCGCTGTTGTGCGGGCTAACCAGTTTACTCGCCGGATTGGCGTTCTTTCGCCCTAGTTACTCGACCTCGGTGCAGTTGAGTCGTTACGACTCACCCATCGCCTCGGAGGACTACCGCCCGCAGTCTTATGATACGGGGCTGCTCTTCGGCTTAATCGCATCCCCGGATACGCTTCAAAAATCGAGGGCCAAGCCGTCCTCGTCCGCTCCAGTCAGCCAGCTGCCCGGCAGCCTGGCGCTCACCATGGATCGCAACAGTACGATCATCACCATAAAGGCGACGAGCACGAGCGCGGCTGAGGCGGTAGCCCTGGCTAATCACATCGGCGCGGAATCAGTTCAATTCACCCGCAACCTTCAGCAGCAGGAGGCGCAGGAGGCAGCTCTCCAACACGAGCGGCAACTCGCCGATAACGATGCCGACCGGATCAAGGTCCGCCAGCAACTGTCCGAGATCGAGGCGCAGCGCAGCCAGGCCCAGTTGATCCAGATGCTGCCCAACCCGAATCCAAGCAAACCGGCGATTGCGCAAACCACCCCGCCACGGGGCGCCCACCTTTATGAACGAGTGCAGGCCGCCCGCGAGCAACTCGATGAGCTGCAAACGCGCTTTACCGACGCGCATCCGTTGGTTCGCGAGCAAAAGGCGCGCCTCGCCACACTGACCTCGCAGTTACCCACCGTCCCGAGCCCGGGGGGCGCGGTCACCTCAGCCGACACCGCGGCTCTGCCCGGTGCGTACCCGCCCGCCCCCAACGTGGCGAACCAGAGCTCGGGCTACGATGCACTGGCCATGAAGCTGAGTCACCTCGAGAACCGTCACACCACGCTCATCACCCGGCAACGTGCCCTGCAACCCTTCCTGCAAAACCCGCCAGGCTATCTGCGGCAGTTGGAGCCCGCCACGTTGAGTAGCGTAACCAAAAAACAATCGGCCCCTTGGGTTGTGGCTCTCACCCTGGTGGGCGGCCTCGTTGGCATCGCTGCTCTAGTCGGGGTCATTGTCCTGCGTGAACTGCTCGACGACCGCGTGAAAACCGGGGCAGACCTGGAGCGTATCAGCGGTCTTCCCCTGCTCGGTACACTTGGGGATCTCGAGGGTATGAAGTCGGAGGATAAAGCGCATTGGGCATTGCGCAGTTGGACTACCCTGCGCGGCCGCCTGAGCGCCGCACCGGGGCAAGGACTTGTATGCGGCTTCACCTCAGCCAATGGAGGCGAAGGCCGGTCCACTTGGATCGAGCTTCTGGCCGGAGCCGCCCGCCAATGCGGATTCAGCGTCCTCGTGGTTTCGGCCGACAATTCTACGGGGCCGACCACTGATTTGAGTACAACATCCCGATCGTCGGGCACGCTCTCGGCCCCTACGTGGGGCACCCCTGAGTTCACGGCGATGCTGGTGGCCAATCCGATCCGCTTGGCGGAAAAATATGCCCAACCCCAGCTGTTGCCCTCCGACAGCCTTCCGTTGCCCAGTGACTGGATATGGGATCTCGAGCGGCGCAACCAATGGCAACGGGCGATGAGCACGTGGCGGACTATCGATAACCTCGTGATCCTCGTCGATCTCCCGCCGATGGCATCCCCTGAGAGCATGCTCCTGGTCGAAAACATGACCAATCTGGTCTGGCTGACCGAAAGTCATCGAGCAGAGGCGGGGGAGACGATCGAGCACCTTGAAACCCTTCGCCATGCCCGTAGCCACCTGATCGGCGCAGTCCTCAACCGCGCGCCCGATGCAGCCGCCAAACCGCGCTTTGCCCGGTGGTTTGGCCGCCGCTCATTGCTGCTGGCAACGGCCTTCGGCTTGGCCGGAGCGCCAGCCGCCGCACAAACGACCACAACGGGGCCGGCTACTGGGTTCCCCCCAGCATCATCGACAGCCTCCTTCGCTATACTCGATACGCCCCAACGGGCGCCCTGGCAGCAGCGTTTTACCCTAGGGCCTGGAGACCAACTCCAGCTCAATGTCTACGGCCAAGCCGATTCCACCTCGTCGACCATTCTCATCGGCCCCGATGGTCGTATCAGCTACCTGGAAGCACAGAACCTCATGGCCGCCGGTCTCACGGTGGATGAGTTCCGCGCCGAACTGAACCGTGCGCTCGGCAAATTCCGCAACAGCCCCGAGATCATCGTCCGGCCCGCATCCTACCACAGCAAACGCTACTACGTGCTCGGCGCGGTGGTGAAAAAAGGGGCATTCCCCCTGAGCCGCCCGCTCACGATCATCGAGGCCGTGTCGCAAGCCCAAGGATTGGAAACGCGTGTCATTGACCGCAGCCTCGTCATGCAAGCCGACCTACCGAATAGCTTTATTTCCCGCCAAGGACGTCGGCTGCCGGTGGATTTTCAGAAGCTATTCGCCGAAGGAGATCTGGCCCAAAACATCTCACTGGAACCGGACGACTACCTCTATTTTCCTCCCACCGAGCGACTGCAGATCTATGTGCTTGGCGAAGTCCGATACCCGGGCGGGCTGATCACTTCCGGTCGAACGGGAACTCTGGAGGCGATTGCTATCAGGGGCGGTTTTTCTGAACGAGCCTGGCCCAAGCGGCTACTTGTCATCCGTGGTTCGCTCAAAAAGCCCCAAACTTTTATCGTCAACGCAAACGACATTCTGGCCGCAAAATCACCCGACTTTCAGTTGCAGCCCAAGGATATCGTTTATGTCGGCAATCGACCTTGGTATAAAGCCGAGGAGCTACTCGACCTCGCGGCCTCCGCGTTTATCCAATCTGCCGTGGTCACCAAAACGGGCCTAAGCGTCACCCCGATTGGAACCCGTTAA
- the trpB gene encoding tryptophan synthase subunit beta yields the protein MPAAVPTPIDRHSQPDAAGHFGPFGGVYVPETLMTALEELGAAYAAAKADPAYVAELGHHLKEFAGRPTELYFAERLTAHCGGAKIYFKREDLLHTGAHKINNALGQVLLALRMGKKRIIAETGAGQHGVATAAVCAKFGLQCVIYMGAVDMERQALNVFRMRLMGAEVRGVESGQKTLKDAVNEAMRDWVTNVRDTHYILGSALGAHPYPMMVRDFHRVIGQESKAQLLAREGRLPDEIIACVGGGSNAIGVFFDFLEEPSVKLIGVEAGGRGIVRGEHAARFEGGKLGVLQGSKTYILQNPDGQIELTHSVSAGLDYAAIGPEHAYYRDIGRINYAYACDDEVMEVFQLVSRLEGIIPALESTHALVEGIKRAKVLPKDKLVLINLSGRGDKDVNQVAKMLGVTLK from the coding sequence ATGCCCGCCGCCGTTCCCACTCCCATTGATCGCCACTCCCAGCCTGACGCCGCCGGCCATTTCGGGCCGTTTGGTGGTGTTTATGTCCCCGAGACACTCATGACTGCGCTCGAGGAATTGGGGGCGGCCTACGCCGCAGCAAAGGCCGATCCAGCCTACGTCGCCGAGCTGGGCCATCACCTCAAGGAGTTTGCCGGTCGCCCCACCGAGCTGTATTTCGCCGAGCGACTCACCGCCCACTGTGGAGGCGCCAAAATCTATTTTAAACGCGAGGATCTGCTCCACACCGGCGCGCATAAGATCAACAACGCGCTCGGTCAGGTGCTTCTTGCGCTGCGTATGGGCAAGAAGCGCATCATCGCCGAGACCGGGGCCGGCCAACACGGCGTGGCCACCGCTGCCGTGTGCGCCAAGTTCGGCCTCCAATGCGTCATTTATATGGGCGCCGTGGATATGGAGCGTCAGGCGCTCAACGTCTTTCGGATGCGCTTGATGGGGGCCGAGGTGCGTGGCGTCGAGTCGGGCCAAAAGACGCTCAAGGATGCCGTCAACGAAGCCATGCGCGATTGGGTGACCAACGTGCGTGACACCCATTACATCCTCGGCTCCGCTCTCGGCGCTCACCCTTATCCGATGATGGTGCGCGATTTTCACCGTGTGATCGGCCAGGAGTCCAAGGCGCAACTGCTCGCTCGCGAGGGCCGTTTGCCCGACGAGATTATTGCCTGCGTGGGCGGTGGTTCGAATGCTATCGGCGTGTTTTTCGATTTCCTCGAAGAGCCGTCGGTTAAGCTCATCGGCGTCGAGGCCGGCGGACGCGGCATCGTGCGTGGCGAACACGCAGCCCGATTCGAGGGCGGGAAACTCGGTGTCTTGCAGGGGTCCAAGACGTATATTCTACAAAATCCGGACGGCCAGATCGAGCTGACCCACTCGGTCAGCGCAGGCCTGGATTATGCCGCGATCGGCCCGGAACATGCCTACTACCGCGACATTGGGCGCATCAATTACGCCTATGCGTGTGACGACGAAGTCATGGAGGTTTTCCAGTTGGTTTCACGACTGGAGGGAATCATACCCGCGCTTGAATCCACTCATGCGCTGGTCGAGGGCATCAAGCGCGCCAAGGTGTTGCCCAAGGATAAATTGGTCCTGATCAACTTGAGCGGCCGGGGAGACAAGGACGTCAACCAGGTCGCCAAGATGCTCGGGGTTACGCTGAAGTAA